The genomic region CATGGTCTCTTTAATCAGGTTGATATAAAGATCATAGTAAGGGTCCTCTCATTCAATATCTCCTTTGCCGGTCAGACTTTTCGTATAGAAATAACTATGCTCGATGTCCCCTCCCCCGGTTATAAAACGGAAGGGGTCTGCCTGCAGCCCTTTTTTATGGGCTACCGTGGCCTGGCGGAACTGTTTAGCCACTACACTATT from Nitrospirota bacterium harbors:
- a CDS encoding SPASM domain-containing protein, encoding VKFDLGNACWESLCLYSDGHLYPSASFANTSKLDLGNVFERSMKDLLENSVVAKQFRQATVAHKKGLQADPFRFITGGGDIEHSYFYTKSLTGKGDIE